The region TGGGTATTGGCCTGTTGGATGGCCAGGGCGATATACGATCCCACCCCCGGCAGATACTGCGTCTGGTCGCGCCCCACTACGTTGATGGCCTCCGAGGCCACCACGAAGAACCAGCCCCCCGAGACCGACATCATGGCGTTCCAGACCAGGTGCGGCAGGGCGAAAGGCACCTCCAGCTTCCAGAAGCGTTGCCAGGGGGAGAGCCTGAGCATGGCGGCGGCTTCTTGCAGCTCCTTAGGCACGGTGCGCAGCGAAGCGTAGAAGCTGAAGGTCATGTTCCAGACCTGGGAGGTGAAGATGGCAAAGATGCTGGCCGCCTCGAGGCCAAACAGGTTCCCCCGAAACAATCCCAAAAAGATCGACGTGGTGGCGGTGAGAAAGCCCAAAATGGGTAGCGACTGCAAAAAGTCCAGGATGGGAATGAGTACCCGCTCTGTACGCGGCACCTTAGCGGCTACGGTGGCGTAAACGAAGGTGAACACAAGCGACAGCAGCAGCGCCGCTAGCATCCGGAGCAGGGTGCGCAGCCCGTAGTAGGGCAGGTGGGCGGGATCCAGGCTCACCGTGAGGTTGGGCGAGGTAGGGCCAAAAGGTTCGGTGGCCCCCTGTAAAGCCAGGGTGAACAGCGCGAGCAGTACCAAGACTCCCGGGATCACCACCAAGTCCCAGCGCGAGAAGGGCGCGCGGGGCCGCAGGGCCTCAGGGGAGGGGAACACGCGCCTCATGGGCGCACCCCCGGGCCGATCACCGCTGGGCTAAACGGCAGTAGCGGGGTGGGGAGAGGGGAGATAAGAAAGAGGCAACGGGACATGAAAAACCTCCTCGGGTGGTCCCCGAGGAGGTTAGCTTGGCTGCGATGCGTGCAGCACGACACCCCTCGGGGGGACTTGGCTTGGGACTGTAACTGCCAGAGTCTTCCATGTGGGGTGCGTGGACTCCTTTCACCTAGGGGTGTTGCGCACTTGGGACCCTCAGCGCAAGGTTACGCTGGCGAGAGGTCGCCTGCAAAGGCTTCGCCGCTCAGGCTACCCGTCACCTGGAGGAGGCGAAGCCGGGTCGCGGAGGATGCTTAGTTGAACAGCACGTACGGAGCGATCTTCTTCCAGACTGCGGGGCCGATGCCCTTTACCTTGCTCTGGAGTTCCTGGCCGTTCTTGTAGGGGCGGTGCTTGATGATCTCCTGAGCCAGCTTGGGGCCGATGCCCGGCAGCGTCTCGAGCTGAGCCAGGGTGGCGGTGTTGATGTGTACGGGTGCGATCTTCATGGACATGGTGGTTTTACTCGCCCCAGCGGTGTTTCCCGAGGCGGCGAGCGCCATGAACGATCCCCCTACTACCGCCAGGGCAACCATGACCAACCGTGTAAATTTTCTCATACTTCCCTCGCTTTCCGTGATCTCTCGATCACGGGGGCAGTATGGTCGGGGGAAGTGAACTCACCATGAAAGGCAGTATGCGATGCCAACTTCCGAGGTATCCGCGGGTCTGATCAGCGCCGGCACCACAGCCCGCAGCGTCCCGGCCCCTCGAAGCGGATCAGGGTCACGTAGCCCTGGCGCTTCCCCTCTACCCCTTCCTCCTCGTACTGCCAGGCTCCCCTCGAGTACTTGACCTGCTCGGGTAGCCCCTGGCGGGCGGGTAGATGGCGGCGCTTCCAGCGGTAGCCGAAGGCCTGGACGTACTCACCCTCTGCCGTGGCCCCCAGGAAAGCCCAGTCGAAGCAGCGGTGGCACTCCAGGGGAAGCACGAAACCCCCGGGGGGTGGGGCGGCGGGGCGGAAGCCCTTGGCTCCCCAGGTGCGGAGGTCTTCCAGCCAGGTTTGCGGGGTGGTCTCGAGTACGACGGTGTGGCCGAGGGGGGTTTGCAAGACTAAACGCATGGCTTCACCCTACCCGCCCATTATGCCGAATCGAGCCGGGGTGGGCAGGACGGGCACCCAAGCCCCCGGGAATTAGGGCGCCACACAACGGGCTTGAACCCGGACAAACACATGTGAGACTCTAAGCTGGGATAAAAAGAGGGGAACCGACCAGGAAAGGAGGTTCCCCAGGTGCAGTTTACCACCGTTGGCCGAGAGATATGGAGAGGCGCTAGACAAGCACAGAGGCTGGCCGAGGCCAACGCAAGCGACCCAGAGGTCCAGGAACGTCTGCGCAAGCTCCGACTGGTCAAAGCCCTGCGTGAAAGTAAAAAGAGCTGGAAGGAGATCCAGGACCTGGTCGGGATCAGCCGGGCCACCTACCACCGCTGGCAAAAAGCCCTAAAAGAAAAGGGCCTGGCTGGACTCAAACCCCGCTCCCGCCGCCCTAAGCACCTGCGCACAAAGGTCCACTGGACCCCAGGGCTGCTCATTAGAATAGAAACTCTCCGCAAGGAAAACCCCACCTGGGGACGCTGGTCCATCTGGCTTACCCTCCGCAAGGAGGGTTTCCAGATGAGCGAACGCACGGTGGGGCGCATCCTGGCCTACCTGGAGAAGCACCGACGTATCGAGAGCGTGGCCGGCTACCTGGCCCGGACTCAAAGAGGGAAGCTAAAGCGAAGGGTAAACCGGCCCTACGCCAAAAGGAAGCCCCGAGGATACGAGGCCAGGGCTCCTGGGGACCTGGTCCAGGTGGACACCCTCACCCTGACCTTAGGACCGGGAAGCATGGTCAAGCACTTCTCGGCGATTGACCTCCATAGCCGGTTTGTCCTGGCGGAGGTGCACAGCCGGGCCACGGCTAAGCTTTCTGAGGGGTTCTTGTCCTTGCTTCTGGCCAGGGCCCCTTTTCCCATCCGGGCCATCCAGGTGGATGGGGGCAGCGAGTTCATGGCCGAGTTTGAGGAGGCCTGCTGTGCTCTGGGGATTGCCTTGTTTGTGCTACCGCCGAGGAGTCCTAAACTCAATGGTCACGTGGAGCGGATGCAGCGGACCTTCAAGGAGGAGTTCTACACCCGGCCTTTGCCCACCCCGCTCAGCGAGCTGCAGGCAGAGCTGGATACCTACCTGGACTACTACAACCGCCGAAGGCCTCACATGGCCCTGGGGGGTCTTGCTCCGCTGGAGTTTTTGGCTAAGATGCAAGAGGAGTCGGTTCCTCAAAGAGTCTCAAATGTGTTGACCGATTACAGGGCTTTGACGAGGCCAGGTCATGGGGATTAGACTTTGGAGAGGCTTCGAATGCCCCCCCGACTGTACCTCCTCGATGAGCCCCACGTCCAGGAGGAGGGAGGCTGCCGCCTCGAGCTGGCCCCGGCCCGCCCCACCTACCTCCTGGTCTACTTGGCCTGCCGAGGAGAGTGGGTAAGCCGCGAGGCCCTGGCCGGAGCGTCCGGAGGACGAGGCCCGGCATAACCTGCGGGTGAGCCTGCACCGGGCCCGGAGCTTACCCTAGGCGAAGGGCCTGGAGGTTGAGCGCGAGCGGCTGCGGCTAATCCTGAGCACCGATGTGGCCGAGTTCCGCGCGGCCATCGGCCGGGCTGATTGGGGGGCGGCGCTCGCCTGGCACCGGCGACCTTTTTTAGAGGAGTTTCCCCTGCACGACGTCCCCGCTTTTGAGGAATGGGCCAGCCTCGAGCGCCAGGCCTTGCTCGAGGCCTGGCAAAAAGCGGCCCTGCGTCACGCGGAGGGCTTGCAGGAGCAAGGGGAATACCCCCAGGCCGCCCGCTTGCTGGGCGAGCTGCTGCGCCAGGACCCCCTGGCCGAAGACGTGCTGCAGGGCTACCTGCGAGCGGCCTACCTGGCCGGAGAGCGCGAAGTGGCGCTCAGGGCCTATGAGCGCTTTGCCCAGGAGCTGTGGCGCGAGCTGGAGCTAAAGCCCATGGAGGTCACGGTAGGCTTGGGGCTCAGACCCTGCGCCGCGCGCTCCCGCTGGAACTCAAAGCGGAGAAGCCCCAGCCCCAGGTTCCGCTGGAGGTGCTCAGGCCCCCGCATCTGGTGGGCCGGGAGGGCGAACAAGCCCGGTTGCGCGGGGCCCGGCTGGCCCTGGTGCGGGGCGAGCCCGGGGTGGGCAAGACCCGGCTCTTGCAGGAGACCTTCCCCGATTCTCCCCTGATCCGCTGCCGCGAGGGGCTGGAGCGCCTGCCCTTCTTCCCGCTGTTGGAGTACCTCAAGCCGCGGCTGGACCTTCTGCCCGACCTGGGACTCTACCGCCAGGACCTGGCCCGCCTCCTCCCCGAACTGGCCCCCGGCCAGGCCCTCCCGCCGCCCGACCCGCTGAGCGGCAAGACCCGGCTGTTCGAGGCCCTGGCGCGGGCACTGGAGCCCCTGGAGCCGCTGATGATGGACGATCTGCAGTGGGCCGACGAGGGCACCCTCGAGCTACTCGTCTACCTAGGCAATCGGGGGCAGCGCATCGCTGGGGCCTACCGCACCCACGAGGTGGGCCCGGCCTTAGCCCGTACCCTCGAGACCCAGCGTGCATGCGGAACGCTGTCCCCAAGGGCACATCTGCCACCCACCATGATATTTTCACCTCAAATGTACGCCTGTTGGGCGTGACCGGTGGACGTGGGAGTCCTCTTCCTTCTAAACGCCGATCACAAATTTTCCATACGAAGCTAGCGCGTCATCCACACTCACCAGCCCCAGCCCTTCGACGAGAGCCTGGGCCAGCAGGATGCGGTCGAAGGGGTCACGATGATGCCAGGGCAGGCTCTGTACCGCCAGAGCGTGCAGCGGCGTAATGGGCAGATGGGTGAACCCCTGCGCCTCCACCACCTCCAGGAAACCCTCCGGCATCCGCAACTTGCCCAGCGAAGCCTTCACCGCCAGCTCCCAGGTGGTCGCGGCACTCACAAAGACGTCGTCGGCCCGCTCAATTAACCGGCGGGCCTTGCGAGTCAGTCTTTCATCATCGGAAAGCCACCACAAAACGATGTGGCTATCGAGCAGCAGGTTCAAGAGGGCTTTCCTCAATCATCCGGGATATCTCGGCGTTGGGTTCGTCGAAGTCGGGGGCTATCCAGACCTTCCCCTTCCAGACTCCTGGCACCCGCTTGGGCTTGGGAGCGGCCTCGGGTGGCACCAGCTTGGCCACCACCCGGCCATACCGCCCGATAAGGACGACCTCCCCCCGCTCGACCCGCTCGATCAAGCGGGAGAGCTGGGCCTTGGCCTCGGCGATATTGACCACCTTTTTTTTCCAATCAGCAGCCTTGGGCATGGAGAACCCATCTCCTACTACGCAATAATAGAGGATATGACCACTATTGGTCAACAAGGGCGCATACCTAAGAATTGACAGACTTTTATCGTAAAGCCGTATGAAATCTGTCTCCATACCTAGCCCAGATACCTGACCTCGGAGTATTTACAGCTTATACCCCGGCTCATCAAATTTCCGACTCCGCTAGTTGGCCAGTTTCAATCTCCTACGGAGTATTTACAGCTTATACCCCGGCACTTCCTGAGGTTTCCGTGTGAGCTATTTTGTTTCAATCTCCTACGGAGTATTTACAGCTTATACCGCCCTACGAGACGGGCAAGCCCGCGCCCCAGGGCGAGTTTCAATCTCCTACGGAGTATTTACAGCTTATACCCCTGAGGAAACCAGACGGACGCAGCCTTTCAAGATTGTTTCAATCTCCTACGGAGTATTTACAGCTTATACCGGAGATCCCCGCTGCCTTGAGAGCGAGGGCGGTGTCGAGGTTTCAATCTCCTACGGAGTATTTACAGCTTATACCGCGCTTGAACCGGGCGAGCAGCTCCTCCAAGGTCGTGTTTCAATCTCCTACGGAGTATTTACAGCTTATACCCGTGAGCGGTCACCCGGATGCGCTCTCCCCGCTCAGCGTTTCAATCTCCTACGGAGTATTTACAGCTTATACCGGGAGCCCCGACGGCTCGGCGGCCACCCACCGGTTTCAATCTCCTACGGAGTATTTACAGCTTATACCCGTGAGCGGTCACCCGGATGCGCTCTCCCCGCTCAGCGTTTCAATCTCCTACGGAGTATTTACAGCTTATACCACCACCACCGTGCCGCCCGCTTCCCATAGGTAGGCGTTTCAATCTCCTACGGAGTATTTACAGCTTATACCGGGGCGGCTCCGCCGCCAGGGAGGGGGCGATATGGCGGTTTCAATCTCCTACGGAGTATTTACAGCTTATACCTTATAAAACCATCCCTGGGCGTCTCTGGCACGCTTGGTTTCAATCTCCTACGGAGTATTTACAGCTTATACCTTGCCTCCCACCATGGGTGGTCTGCTGGAAGCACCGGTTTCAATCTCCTACGGAGTATTTACAGCTTATACCCTTCAGGATTTCGTGAAGGCCCTCGAGGGTTACGGTTTCAATCTCCTACGGAGTATTTACAGCTTATACCGGCAGGCAGAGGGTGAGCATGCGGCCTAGGTATCCCGTTTCAATCTCCTACGGAGTATTTACAGCTTATACCCGTTGAGGGCCCGCAAGGGCTGGCGGGGATGCATCTGTTTCAATCTCCTACGGAGTATTTACAGCTTATACCACCTGTACTCGTTCGACTGTATTGCTCCCAGCTAGTTTCAATCTCCTACGGAGTATTTACAGCTTATACCTGAGCTGTACCAGGCGGCACGCCCAATGCTGGCGGTGTTTCAATCTCCTACGGAGTATTTACAGCTTATACCACCTCGCCCGGTCTCCCCCTCTCGCTAGGGGCA is a window of Allomeiothermus silvanus DSM 9946 DNA encoding:
- a CDS encoding ComEA family DNA-binding protein is translated as MRKFTRLVMVALAVVGGSFMALAASGNTAGASKTTMSMKIAPVHINTATLAQLETLPGIGPKLAQEIIKHRPYKNGQELQSKVKGIGPAVWKKIAPYVLFN
- a CDS encoding single-stranded DNA-binding protein codes for the protein MRLVLQTPLGHTVVLETTPQTWLEDLRTWGAKGFRPAAPPPGGFVLPLECHRCFDWAFLGATAEGEYVQAFGYRWKRRHLPARQGLPEQVKYSRGAWQYEEEGVEGKRQGYVTLIRFEGPGRCGLWCRR
- a CDS encoding integrase core domain-containing protein is translated as MQFTTVGREIWRGARQAQRLAEANASDPEVQERLRKLRLVKALRESKKSWKEIQDLVGISRATYHRWQKALKEKGLAGLKPRSRRPKHLRTKVHWTPGLLIRIETLRKENPTWGRWSIWLTLRKEGFQMSERTVGRILAYLEKHRRIESVAGYLARTQRGKLKRRVNRPYAKRKPRGYEARAPGDLVQVDTLTLTLGPGSMVKHFSAIDLHSRFVLAEVHSRATAKLSEGFLSLLLARAPFPIRAIQVDGGSEFMAEFEEACCALGIALFVLPPRSPKLNGHVERMQRTFKEEFYTRPLPTPLSELQAELDTYLDYYNRRRPHMALGGLAPLEFLAKMQEESVPQRVSNVLTDYRALTRPGHGD
- a CDS encoding AAA family ATPase; this translates as MARAGAKAHGGHGRLGAQTLRRALPLELKAEKPQPQVPLEVLRPPHLVGREGEQARLRGARLALVRGEPGVGKTRLLQETFPDSPLIRCREGLERLPFFPLLEYLKPRLDLLPDLGLYRQDLARLLPELAPGQALPPPDPLSGKTRLFEALARALEPLEPLMMDDLQWADEGTLELLVYLGNRGQRIAGAYRTHEVGPALARTLETQRACGTLSPRAHLPPTMIFSPQMYACWA
- a CDS encoding type II toxin-antitoxin system VapC family toxin gives rise to the protein MNLLLDSHIVLWWLSDDERLTRKARRLIERADDVFVSAATTWELAVKASLGKLRMPEGFLEVVEAQGFTHLPITPLHALAVQSLPWHHRDPFDRILLAQALVEGLGLVSVDDALASYGKFVIGV
- a CDS encoding type II toxin-antitoxin system Phd/YefM family antitoxin translates to MPKAADWKKKVVNIAEAKAQLSRLIERVERGEVVLIGRYGRVVAKLVPPEAAPKPKRVPGVWKGKVWIAPDFDEPNAEISRMIEESPLEPAAR